A single Chryseobacterium sp. DNA region contains:
- a CDS encoding type I restriction endonuclease, whose product MDLKIKLEQLHQKVMGLKDHISTEEATKNAFVMPFIQILGYDIFNPTEVVPEHICDIGTKKGEKVDYVIRNNDEPIFIIECKHWKENADAHNSQLHRYYHVSKTRFGVLTNGIIYNFYTDLEKPNVMDEKPFFTINIEDLKDSSIKILESFTKKDYNLDNILDSAEALKYIKAIRKEFEKEIENPSDEMVRLLVNRFFEKPLTANRMISFKEYTKKALSTSINESISFRLKSALTLNEQIEKQDENIKAPQQIDENNDPKIITTEEELEGYQIVKAILREKISSSRIAYRDTLSYFGILLDDNNRKPICRLHFNTSNKYIETFHNGKDSGAKVLLNNLDEIYNYRNELHKTLENYS is encoded by the coding sequence ATGGATCTTAAAATAAAACTGGAACAGCTACATCAAAAAGTGATGGGCCTGAAAGACCATATCAGCACAGAAGAGGCTACAAAAAATGCTTTTGTAATGCCTTTTATCCAGATTTTAGGGTATGATATTTTCAACCCTACAGAAGTTGTGCCCGAGCACATCTGCGATATCGGGACCAAAAAAGGAGAAAAGGTAGATTATGTAATAAGAAATAATGATGAGCCTATTTTCATTATAGAGTGCAAACACTGGAAAGAAAATGCAGATGCTCATAATTCTCAGCTTCACCGATATTATCATGTTTCCAAAACACGGTTTGGAGTGCTTACGAACGGGATCATCTATAATTTTTATACCGATCTTGAAAAGCCTAATGTGATGGATGAAAAACCTTTTTTCACCATCAATATTGAGGATTTAAAAGACAGCTCCATTAAAATTCTTGAAAGCTTTACCAAAAAGGATTACAATCTTGACAATATCCTGGATTCTGCCGAAGCCCTGAAATATATCAAAGCCATCCGCAAAGAATTTGAAAAAGAAATTGAAAACCCTTCTGATGAAATGGTACGCCTTCTCGTTAATCGTTTTTTTGAAAAACCTTTAACGGCCAATAGGATGATTTCTTTCAAGGAATATACCAAAAAAGCTTTGTCAACGTCTATCAACGAATCCATCAGCTTTAGGCTTAAATCAGCATTAACCCTTAATGAACAGATCGAAAAACAGGATGAAAATATAAAAGCTCCCCAACAGATTGATGAAAATAACGATCCTAAAATTATCACTACAGAAGAAGAACTTGAAGGATATCAGATTGTAAAGGCTATTTTAAGAGAGAAAATTTCTTCTTCCCGAATAGCATACAGGGATACCTTATCTTATTTCGGGATTTTATTGGATGATAATAATAGAAAACCAATCTGCAGACTACATTTTAACACCTCCAATAAGTATATTGAAACATTTCACAACGGTAAAGATTCAGGAGCAAAGGTCTTATTAAATAACCTTGATGAAATCTACAATTACAGAAATGAACTCCATAAAACATTAGAAAACTACAGCTAA
- a CDS encoding response regulator, which produces MFKKILIAEDHESINLSVQKTLEDLHIPNVDYVYYCDDALAKVQKAIRENNPYDLLITDLYYEEDHHHQKLKDGRELIRSIKEIQPSLKVIVFSAEHKSGVIDSLFNEYKINGYVRKARNDSKELKKSIASVYINENYLSLDLKQEMKKLNSYEFSAYDITLVTLLSKGVLQKNIPNYLQENNIRPNSLSSVEKKLNSLKEDLEVSSNEHLVAFCKDIGII; this is translated from the coding sequence ATGTTCAAAAAAATTTTAATTGCCGAAGATCACGAAAGTATTAACCTTTCTGTTCAGAAAACGCTGGAAGACCTCCATATTCCGAATGTGGATTATGTATATTATTGTGACGATGCTTTAGCCAAAGTGCAGAAAGCGATCCGGGAAAATAATCCTTATGATCTCCTGATCACTGATCTTTATTATGAAGAAGATCATCATCATCAAAAACTAAAAGACGGAAGAGAACTGATCCGGAGTATCAAAGAAATTCAGCCGTCTTTAAAAGTAATTGTATTCTCTGCAGAGCATAAGTCAGGTGTTATTGATTCGCTTTTTAATGAATATAAAATCAACGGCTATGTCAGAAAGGCCAGAAATGATTCCAAGGAACTGAAAAAATCCATTGCATCAGTGTATATCAATGAAAACTATTTATCTCTTGATCTGAAACAAGAGATGAAAAAGCTTAACAGTTATGAATTTTCAGCATATGATATTACGCTGGTGACACTCCTGTCAAAAGGAGTATTACAGAAAAACATTCCCAATTACCTTCAGGAAAACAATATAAGGCCCAATAGCCTGAGCAGCGTTGAAAAAAAATTAAATAGTTTAAAAGAAGACCTGGAAGTCAGCAGTAATGAGCATCTTGTGGCTTTCTGTAAAGATATTGGAATTATCTGA
- a CDS encoding YegP family protein: MGKFIISQRINKEYQFNLKAGNGEIILTSEGYVQKASCHKGIESVRVNSQADNRYDRRVAVNDKDYFVIKARNGEIIGKSQLYSSKPAMENGIASVKKNAPEAEIMDQTL; this comes from the coding sequence ATGGGAAAATTTATTATTAGTCAAAGAATTAACAAAGAGTATCAATTTAATTTAAAGGCCGGAAACGGAGAAATTATTTTAACCAGTGAAGGCTATGTTCAAAAAGCTTCTTGCCACAAAGGAATAGAATCTGTAAGGGTGAATTCACAGGCAGATAACAGATATGACAGACGGGTGGCAGTCAATGACAAAGACTACTTCGTAATTAAAGCAAGGAATGGGGAAATTATTGGTAAAAGCCAGCTATACAGCTCTAAACCAGCAATGGAAAATGGAATTGCTTCTGTAAAAAAGAATGCTCCGGAGGCAGAAATCATGGATCAAACTCTTTAA
- the mraZ gene encoding division/cell wall cluster transcriptional repressor MraZ, which translates to MKSFIGTYECKIDDKGRLKVPSSLIKQMENFDDKAFVVKRSVFQPCLEVYPMNAWDKLMGKINKLNRFIKKNADFIRMFTAGVKTVELDNAGRLQISKDLTHFAHLQKEIVITSAGELFEIWDKEAYEEVISTNETDFANLAEDVMGSFDEE; encoded by the coding sequence ATGAAAAGTTTCATTGGGACATATGAGTGTAAAATTGACGACAAAGGCCGCTTAAAAGTTCCTTCATCTTTGATTAAACAGATGGAAAACTTCGACGATAAGGCGTTTGTAGTCAAAAGATCTGTGTTCCAACCTTGTCTGGAAGTCTATCCTATGAATGCGTGGGATAAATTAATGGGCAAAATTAATAAACTGAACAGGTTCATAAAAAAGAATGCTGATTTCATACGGATGTTTACAGCAGGAGTAAAAACAGTAGAATTGGATAATGCAGGAAGATTACAGATTTCTAAAGACCTGACGCATTTCGCACATCTTCAGAAAGAGATTGTGATCACAAGCGCAGGAGAGCTCTTTGAAATTTGGGATAAAGAGGCCTACGAAGAGGTAATCTCTACCAATGAGACTGATTTTGCCAACCTGGCTGAGGATGTAATGGGCTCTTTCGATGAAGAATAA
- a CDS encoding ROK family protein — translation MSLIDLSKQVALGVDIGGTNTKFGIVNHRGEVLDKGNLKTDAYDKVEDFIDALYDHVYPLMEKHGTEKHFDGIGVGAPNANYYKGTIELAPNLPWKGVIPFAELMTAKFNLPCTVTNDANAAALGEMLFGAARGMKDFIMITLGTGVGSGIIANGNLIYGHDGFAGELGHTIVKPGGRKHWSTGSEGSLEAYASATGITITAKKMRAEFPESMLNQYPEDEINSKTVYECALKDDPIAIEVFRYTGQKLGEALANFVMFSSPEAILLFGGVIKAGDFILKPAKLHMERNLLPIFRNKVKLVFSELDEADAAILGASALVWEK, via the coding sequence ATGTCATTAATAGATTTATCAAAACAAGTTGCTCTTGGAGTTGACATCGGTGGTACCAATACTAAATTTGGAATCGTAAACCATCGCGGAGAAGTTCTGGATAAAGGAAACCTGAAAACGGACGCTTATGATAAAGTGGAGGATTTCATCGATGCTTTATATGATCATGTTTATCCTTTGATGGAAAAACACGGTACTGAAAAGCATTTCGACGGGATTGGAGTAGGTGCTCCGAATGCCAACTATTACAAGGGAACCATAGAACTGGCACCCAACCTGCCCTGGAAAGGGGTAATTCCTTTTGCAGAGCTGATGACGGCAAAATTCAATCTACCCTGTACAGTGACCAACGATGCTAATGCTGCGGCTTTGGGAGAGATGCTGTTCGGAGCGGCAAGGGGAATGAAAGATTTTATCATGATTACCTTGGGGACCGGCGTAGGAAGCGGAATTATTGCCAATGGAAATTTAATCTACGGACATGACGGTTTTGCCGGAGAACTTGGCCATACGATTGTAAAACCGGGCGGAAGAAAGCACTGGAGTACAGGCTCAGAAGGAAGTCTCGAAGCCTATGCTTCTGCCACAGGAATTACCATCACCGCAAAGAAAATGAGAGCTGAATTTCCGGAGTCTATGCTGAATCAGTATCCTGAAGATGAAATCAATTCTAAGACAGTATATGAATGTGCTTTAAAAGATGATCCTATCGCGATTGAAGTATTCAGATATACAGGGCAAAAACTGGGAGAAGCATTAGCTAATTTTGTCATGTTCTCTTCGCCTGAAGCAATTCTTTTATTTGGAGGAGTGATCAAAGCTGGAGATTTTATCTTAAAGCCGGCGAAACTTCATATGGAAAGAAACCTTCTTCCTATCTTTAGAAATAAAGTAAAATTAGTATTCAGCGAGCTTGATGAAGCCGATGCTGCCATCCTGGGAGCAAGTGCTTTGGTTTGGGAAAAATAA
- a CDS encoding PepSY domain-containing protein, producing the protein MKKKHHHKNKPGFFKKWSAKLHLWFGLGIGFLIFIISITGALYVFKDEIENFTRRDVIYHHEQNIDHKQILPIRAMEKSVAEQVKEKYPIHWVNVPVDKKMSYLFYWYEHNTDAWNYFDEYPVYKSAYVNPYTGKVLRVYDEKNGFFNIVKMIHWSFLLKQDWGAYVVGIPVIIFVIMLITGIVLWWPKNKAARKQRFSFKWKNIKSWKRKNYDLHNVLGFYASIFALIFSITGLFYAFFVVQAMIYVLFSGGETQYPDFSHIKTKAPIELRTEGTLDKIINTVKKKYPDSYAFSIDLGHEHMDDHEHPNFEVYVKHLSYSYHKSSSLIFDENSGELLHAHDPKDKNFGEKAVSANYDIHVGAILGLPTKIIAFVVSLICASLPVTGFMIWWGRKKKKTVKTA; encoded by the coding sequence ATGAAGAAAAAACATCATCATAAAAACAAACCGGGATTCTTTAAAAAATGGTCCGCAAAGCTCCATTTATGGTTTGGATTGGGAATCGGGTTTTTGATTTTCATCATTTCCATTACAGGAGCCCTGTACGTCTTCAAGGACGAAATAGAAAACTTTACCCGGAGAGATGTCATCTATCATCATGAACAAAACATTGATCATAAGCAGATCCTCCCAATCCGGGCTATGGAAAAATCCGTTGCGGAACAGGTAAAGGAAAAGTACCCTATCCACTGGGTCAATGTTCCGGTTGACAAAAAAATGTCATACCTGTTCTATTGGTACGAACACAATACCGATGCCTGGAATTATTTTGATGAATATCCCGTTTATAAATCAGCGTATGTAAACCCTTATACCGGAAAAGTATTGAGAGTCTATGATGAAAAAAACGGTTTTTTCAACATCGTAAAAATGATTCACTGGAGTTTCCTTTTGAAACAGGACTGGGGAGCTTATGTAGTAGGAATACCTGTTATTATTTTCGTTATCATGCTGATTACGGGAATTGTTTTATGGTGGCCTAAAAATAAAGCGGCAAGAAAACAGCGTTTCAGTTTCAAATGGAAAAACATCAAAAGCTGGAAAAGGAAAAATTATGACCTTCACAATGTTTTAGGTTTCTATGCTTCCATTTTCGCGCTCATTTTCTCTATAACCGGCCTATTCTATGCTTTCTTTGTCGTTCAGGCAATGATCTACGTGTTATTTTCCGGAGGGGAAACCCAGTATCCTGATTTTTCCCATATCAAAACAAAGGCTCCCATTGAACTGAGAACAGAAGGAACACTGGATAAAATCATCAATACCGTAAAAAAGAAATACCCAGATTCTTACGCTTTCTCCATAGATCTTGGCCACGAGCATATGGATGATCACGAACATCCTAATTTTGAAGTCTATGTAAAACACCTTTCCTATTCTTATCACAAAAGCAGCAGCCTGATCTTTGATGAGAATTCAGGAGAACTGCTTCATGCCCATGATCCTAAAGACAAGAATTTTGGGGAAAAGGCAGTCAGTGCCAATTATGACATCCATGTAGGAGCCATTTTAGGGCTTCCTACGAAGATCATTGCCTTTGTCGTAAGTCTCATATGCGCTTCTCTGCCGGTAACCGGATTTATGATCTGGTGGGGAAGAAAAAAGAAAAAAACAGTAAAAACAGCCTAA
- a CDS encoding alpha/beta hydrolase: MIFSTKKEKKYSYVEAGEGHPLVLLHGLMGGLSNFDKMVDFFSDRGFKVYVPQLPIYDLPVLNTNLTTIAKYIIKFIESHISGPVTIVGNSMGGHIGLIMTLARPDLVKNLVLTGSSGLYERTFGDSFPRKNDRSYIRKKTEEVFYDPKIATEDLVDEVFGVVNDRMKGIKTVMLARSAIKHNMLNDLPKILTPTCLIWGKQDNVTPPEVAEDMHKFIPNSDLFWIDQCGHAAMMEKPDEFNEILYNWVKDKV; encoded by the coding sequence ATGATATTTAGTACAAAAAAAGAAAAGAAATATTCCTATGTAGAGGCGGGAGAAGGACATCCATTGGTGCTGTTGCACGGTTTAATGGGTGGTTTGAGTAATTTCGATAAAATGGTAGATTTTTTTTCAGACAGGGGATTCAAGGTTTATGTACCTCAGTTGCCCATCTATGATCTGCCGGTACTCAATACGAATCTTACCACTATTGCAAAATATATTATCAAGTTTATAGAGAGTCATATTTCAGGGCCTGTCACTATTGTAGGAAACTCAATGGGCGGACATATAGGGCTTATCATGACATTGGCAAGACCGGATCTGGTAAAGAATCTTGTTTTGACCGGAAGTTCAGGATTGTATGAAAGGACATTTGGTGATAGTTTTCCAAGGAAAAATGACCGGTCATATATAAGAAAGAAAACGGAAGAGGTTTTTTATGATCCGAAGATTGCCACGGAAGATCTTGTAGACGAGGTTTTTGGGGTGGTAAATGACAGAATGAAAGGAATAAAGACCGTAATGCTGGCAAGAAGTGCCATTAAGCATAATATGCTGAACGATCTTCCAAAGATCTTGACACCTACATGTCTTATCTGGGGAAAGCAGGACAATGTAACCCCTCCGGAAGTGGCGGAAGACATGCATAAGTTTATTCCTAATTCGGATTTGTTCTGGATTGATCAGTGCGGCCACGCTGCGATGATGGAAAAACCGGATGAATTCAATGAAATTCTGTACAACTGGGTAAAAGATAAAGTTTAA
- the msrA gene encoding peptide-methionine (S)-S-oxide reductase MsrA, translating to MDNNNLGQITFGGGCFWCVESCFNMLKGVKSAISGYSGGHKENPTYEEVCTGATDHAEVVQITYDPAVISYEQLMDVFFFLHDPTQLNRQGNDIGTQYRSVIFYKDDAEKQRAEEALKQSEESGRWTGKYVTELAPFEKFWPAEQYHQGYYNENPTQPYCSAVVGPKIQKFKKHFGELGMLNID from the coding sequence ATGGATAACAATAATTTAGGACAGATCACTTTCGGTGGCGGATGTTTCTGGTGTGTAGAAAGTTGTTTCAATATGCTGAAAGGTGTTAAATCTGCTATTTCCGGATATTCCGGCGGGCATAAAGAAAACCCTACATATGAAGAAGTATGCACCGGTGCAACCGATCATGCAGAAGTGGTACAGATCACTTATGATCCTGCAGTTATTTCTTATGAACAATTAATGGACGTTTTCTTTTTCCTGCATGATCCCACTCAACTGAACAGACAGGGTAATGACATCGGTACTCAATACCGTTCTGTCATTTTCTATAAAGATGATGCAGAAAAGCAAAGAGCGGAAGAGGCATTAAAACAATCAGAAGAATCAGGAAGATGGACAGGAAAGTATGTTACAGAATTAGCACCATTCGAGAAATTCTGGCCGGCAGAACAATATCACCAGGGATATTACAATGAGAACCCTACCCAACCCTACTGCAGTGCTGTGGTAGGACCTAAAATCCAGAAGTTTAAGAAACACTTTGGAGAACTGGGAATGCTGAATATAGATTAA
- a CDS encoding TonB-dependent receptor, which produces MKKVLLSAACLGTATAFAQVKDTLQTKNVEEVVMTASRKKENIKEVPSSITIVGEKQIQSQLTVNSDITSILQYTVPSLGTNSGQTSNTGQTLRGRQVLVLIDGIPQSTPLRNGARDLRVIDPSAIERIEVIKGASSIYGNGADGGIINYITKRSKTDQKISGISQVGLTGQPYGGTLGMRASQLLTGKVNKFDYTLSLAYERTGYMKDADGIMLTPTYSTAKMDNYNGMLKLGYAINDNQRIEASYIGYSSRSNLNLGLRTGKYGVSPTIGEGEGKSLETTPQGTPKNNNIRVSYDNKNLFAGTSLNINLYYQDFKTVYGYSDTFFNGGQSNVISKKAGARFNFDTQLWNTANSQGEIIYGADILNDETVQKLEDGRFWTPSMSMTNIAPFLLAKIDLFKKLTIKGGLRYENIRVNVDDFNTLSVIKNDGTFTKSIPVSGGKLNYNALVGNIGLRYNIEPYINLFASFSQAYSINELGRILRTSTSETIQNLETKPIIVNNYELGATGQVASWLNYELTSYVSTSKLGATFVQSADRALTIKRAPEIIYGVEGFLHFTPAKWVRFGGSHSWMEGITSPDDNGEYSSKINNSRISAPKVLAYIQVKPIPALSVGLDMLHSFKQDRFEANAKTGLYAYGEGYVPEYTVFNFKSGYEINNHWKLSLGIENLFNKMYQPAIAWWTARDSEFVNSPGMRGTFLIEYKF; this is translated from the coding sequence ATGAAAAAAGTGCTTTTATCAGCAGCCTGCCTGGGAACAGCAACCGCTTTTGCTCAGGTTAAAGATACTTTACAAACCAAAAATGTGGAAGAGGTCGTGATGACTGCTTCAAGGAAGAAGGAGAACATCAAAGAGGTTCCCAGCTCCATTACCATTGTGGGAGAAAAACAGATTCAGTCTCAATTGACCGTCAATTCAGATATCACCAGTATCCTGCAATATACCGTTCCCAGTTTAGGAACCAATTCCGGGCAGACCTCAAACACAGGACAGACCCTGAGAGGCCGCCAGGTTTTGGTTTTGATTGACGGAATCCCGCAATCTACTCCACTGCGAAACGGAGCAAGAGATTTGAGAGTAATTGACCCCTCCGCAATTGAAAGAATTGAAGTCATTAAAGGAGCATCTTCCATCTATGGAAATGGGGCCGACGGCGGAATCATCAATTATATTACTAAAAGAAGTAAAACAGATCAGAAGATTTCCGGTATTTCACAGGTTGGCCTTACAGGACAGCCTTACGGAGGAACTTTGGGCATGAGAGCAAGCCAGCTTTTAACCGGAAAGGTCAACAAATTTGATTATACCCTTTCGTTAGCCTACGAAAGAACCGGCTATATGAAAGATGCGGACGGGATTATGCTTACCCCCACGTACAGCACCGCAAAAATGGACAACTACAACGGCATGCTGAAACTGGGCTATGCCATTAATGACAACCAAAGAATTGAAGCCTCCTATATTGGTTACTCTTCAAGATCCAACCTGAATTTAGGATTAAGAACAGGAAAATACGGAGTTTCACCTACCATAGGAGAAGGGGAAGGAAAAAGCCTGGAAACAACGCCTCAGGGGACTCCAAAAAATAATAATATCAGGGTAAGCTATGACAATAAGAATTTATTTGCAGGAACTTCTTTAAACATTAACCTTTATTACCAGGATTTTAAAACGGTTTACGGATATAGTGATACATTCTTTAACGGTGGGCAGTCGAATGTCATTTCAAAAAAAGCAGGGGCTAGGTTCAATTTTGATACCCAGCTGTGGAATACCGCCAATTCTCAGGGAGAAATCATCTATGGAGCCGACATTTTAAATGACGAGACCGTACAGAAGCTTGAAGACGGCAGATTCTGGACTCCCAGTATGAGTATGACCAATATTGCGCCTTTTTTATTGGCAAAAATTGATCTTTTCAAAAAGCTGACGATCAAAGGAGGGCTTCGTTATGAAAACATCAGAGTGAATGTTGATGATTTTAATACCCTATCAGTGATCAAAAATGACGGAACATTTACCAAAAGCATCCCTGTATCAGGCGGAAAATTAAATTATAATGCCCTGGTAGGAAACATTGGACTGCGTTACAATATAGAACCTTATATCAACCTTTTTGCAAGTTTCTCACAAGCCTACTCGATCAATGAACTGGGAAGGATTTTAAGAACTTCAACTTCCGAAACGATCCAAAACCTGGAAACCAAACCCATTATCGTCAATAACTATGAATTGGGAGCAACAGGACAGGTGGCCAGCTGGCTTAATTATGAACTTACCTCATATGTAAGTACCTCTAAGCTTGGAGCGACCTTTGTTCAGAGTGCAGACAGAGCTTTAACCATCAAGAGAGCTCCGGAAATCATTTATGGAGTGGAAGGATTTTTACATTTTACCCCTGCTAAATGGGTCCGGTTTGGAGGAAGCCACAGCTGGATGGAAGGCATTACTTCTCCTGACGACAATGGAGAATATTCCTCAAAAATCAACAACAGCAGAATTTCAGCTCCTAAAGTGCTGGCTTATATCCAGGTAAAGCCCATCCCGGCATTATCTGTCGGGTTAGATATGCTTCACTCTTTCAAACAGGATAGATTTGAAGCCAATGCAAAGACCGGATTATATGCGTATGGAGAAGGTTATGTTCCTGAATATACTGTTTTCAACTTCAAGTCAGGCTACGAGATCAACAATCACTGGAAATTGTCCTTAGGTATTGAAAACCTGTTCAATAAGATGTATCAGCCCGCTATTGCATGGTGGACAGCCAGAGACAGTGAATTCGTCAATTCTCCGGGAATGAGAGGAACTTTTTTAATTGAATATAAATTTTAA
- the yihA gene encoding ribosome biogenesis GTP-binding protein YihA/YsxC — translation MIIKTAEFVKSSGKWQECPEPNLPEYAFIGRSNVGKSSLINAMMNHKDLAKTSQTPGKTQLINHFLVNENWYLTDLPGYGYAKVSKVQRKDFEKLITNYILNRRNLVNLFVLVDVRHNPQKIDLEFIQWCGESGVPFSIVFTKADKLKPNAVIKNVEDYKMELHKTWEDLPELYVTSAEKKEGGDEILNFIQKTNDFLIHNNVSFDE, via the coding sequence ATGATTATTAAGACAGCGGAGTTTGTAAAAAGTAGTGGAAAATGGCAGGAATGTCCTGAACCTAATCTCCCGGAATATGCTTTTATCGGAAGGTCTAATGTAGGAAAGTCATCATTGATTAATGCAATGATGAATCATAAGGATTTGGCTAAAACATCACAAACTCCGGGTAAAACTCAGCTGATCAATCATTTTTTGGTGAATGAAAACTGGTATCTCACAGATTTACCGGGATATGGCTATGCTAAAGTTTCAAAAGTTCAGCGAAAGGATTTTGAAAAGCTGATCACCAATTATATTCTGAACAGAAGGAATCTCGTTAATCTTTTTGTTTTGGTGGATGTAAGACATAATCCGCAGAAGATCGATCTTGAATTTATTCAATGGTGTGGAGAAAGCGGTGTTCCTTTTTCGATTGTATTTACAAAAGCAGATAAGCTGAAACCTAATGCTGTTATAAAGAACGTGGAAGATTATAAAATGGAACTTCATAAAACCTGGGAAGATCTTCCTGAGCTTTACGTTACTTCAGCAGAAAAGAAAGAAGGAGGAGATGAAATTCTAAATTTTATACAAAAAACGAATGATTTTTTAATCCATAACAACGTAAGTTTCGATGAGTAA
- a CDS encoding SH3 domain-containing protein codes for MKTFISIFIICFGAFVSDSFSSLQYEENELHGGRCTGSAACTACSNCSGCKHCKSGGTCGVCKGSSSGKSSSAPSSKKVKSKYTSGLDHFIENSKTLSKPESRSFAETGSTNNSIVTSRAVSIFEKPSLQSKVIKTVAKNTPLVTISKDDFWYKVKVPEAEKTGFIRKADAQ; via the coding sequence ATGAAAACATTCATCTCTATATTCATCATCTGTTTTGGAGCTTTCGTTTCTGATTCTTTTTCATCCTTACAATACGAAGAAAATGAACTTCACGGCGGAAGATGTACCGGTTCTGCCGCCTGTACCGCCTGCTCGAACTGCTCCGGGTGTAAACACTGTAAAAGTGGTGGCACCTGTGGGGTCTGTAAAGGCAGTTCTTCAGGAAAAAGCAGCTCTGCTCCGTCTTCTAAAAAAGTTAAATCTAAATACACATCAGGCTTAGATCATTTCATAGAAAACAGCAAAACCCTTTCAAAACCAGAATCCAGGTCATTTGCTGAAACGGGAAGTACAAATAACAGTATTGTTACCAGCCGTGCCGTCTCCATTTTTGAAAAACCTTCCTTACAATCAAAAGTGATAAAAACTGTAGCGAAAAATACGCCCTTAGTTACAATTTCAAAAGACGATTTCTGGTATAAAGTGAAAGTACCGGAAGCAGAAAAAACAGGTTTTATACGCAAAGCCGATGCTCAATAA
- a CDS encoding GNAT family N-acetyltransferase, whose product MSNIVWKIKTFDELTVPELYSILKARIDVFVIEQNCPYPDLDNYDQKAVHIWAEENGQVLAYCRVFDRGIKYDETSFGRVLTTEQARGKSLGKQLIQYAVETIENRFHTSEIKISAQDYLLRFYAGFGFEDTGKKYLEDDIPHTEMIRK is encoded by the coding sequence ATGAGTAACATAGTCTGGAAAATTAAAACCTTTGACGAGCTTACTGTTCCTGAACTCTATTCAATCCTGAAAGCCCGGATAGATGTTTTTGTTATCGAGCAGAACTGCCCGTACCCTGATCTGGATAATTACGATCAGAAAGCAGTTCATATCTGGGCTGAAGAAAACGGGCAGGTTTTAGCATACTGCCGTGTCTTTGATAGAGGAATAAAGTATGATGAAACTTCTTTCGGAAGGGTGCTTACAACAGAACAGGCCAGAGGAAAGAGCCTTGGAAAGCAGCTGATACAATATGCTGTTGAAACGATAGAAAACCGTTTCCATACTTCTGAAATCAAAATCTCGGCACAAGATTATCTTTTAAGATTCTATGCAGGGTTTGGATTTGAAGATACAGGAAAGAAATACCTGGAAGACGATATTCCGCATACGGAAATGATCAGAAAATAA